The Marinobacter sp. ANT_B65 genome has a segment encoding these proteins:
- a CDS encoding metallophosphoesterase, whose product MSDFLKLSKNTGGRDFIVGDIHFKMPDFFHGLNELNFNPARDRIISVGDLVDRGPDPAGGLKLLDEPWFHMVMGNHEQMLIQAYDNDPCGSSPAGGAAWWDLIDQRSRLRIVQRLKSLPVAIELESEQGIIGIVHADVPVGMGWSDFRDDLVNDETKHYALWGRQRVREAIASGVHGVWRVCAGHTRVHAPLRLGNYLALDCTGGNEGALAFYAVEEDRIYTFNRCSSPSSNHRQ is encoded by the coding sequence ATGAGCGATTTTCTGAAGCTGAGCAAGAATACGGGCGGCCGTGATTTTATTGTTGGCGATATTCACTTCAAAATGCCGGATTTTTTCCATGGCCTTAACGAACTTAATTTCAATCCAGCGCGCGATCGTATTATTTCTGTCGGGGATCTGGTCGACCGGGGCCCCGATCCGGCTGGTGGATTGAAGCTATTGGATGAGCCCTGGTTTCACATGGTGATGGGCAACCATGAGCAGATGCTCATTCAGGCGTACGATAATGATCCATGCGGATCTTCTCCTGCAGGAGGGGCGGCCTGGTGGGATTTGATCGATCAGCGGTCCCGCCTCCGGATTGTCCAGCGACTCAAATCTCTTCCGGTTGCGATCGAACTGGAATCTGAGCAGGGGATAATCGGGATAGTTCATGCCGACGTCCCTGTCGGGATGGGGTGGTCCGATTTCAGGGACGACCTGGTCAACGACGAAACGAAACATTACGCGCTTTGGGGCCGGCAGCGGGTCAGAGAGGCAATAGCGTCAGGCGTTCATGGTGTCTGGCGTGTTTGCGCGGGCCATACCAGAGTTCATGCACCACTGCGGCTGGGCAATTATCTCGCCCTCGATTGCACCGGTGGAAACGAGGGTGCTCTTGCTTTCTACGCTGTTGAGGAGGATCGCATCTACACTTTTAACAGGTGTAGTAGTCCATCAAGTAATCATAGACAGTAA
- a CDS encoding ATP-binding protein, whose product MIDNQSTPLQHELLKQLTRIADALERAYPAEQDQQLDPDIIAFQWQYRLTQGGRKAVLLPVPNPGLISFEQLKSVDRQKKLIRQNTIQFLEGKPANNVLLTGSRGTGKSSLVKACLHEFHYQGLRLVEIDKENIGDLPEVIDILSRQQGKFILFCDDLSFEEGDIGYKRLKTALDGSIAGQATNILIYATSNRRHLIAERMSDNLNMTRGADNRLHPGEEIEEKISLSERFGLWISFYGFSPDEYLEAVRHWLKEYRVPDEAYEEAVIHANRWATQRGSRSGRIAAQFARDYAGQFS is encoded by the coding sequence ATGATCGACAATCAATCTACTCCACTCCAGCACGAGCTGCTGAAACAGTTAACAAGGATTGCGGATGCTCTGGAGCGGGCATACCCCGCCGAACAGGATCAGCAACTGGACCCTGATATCATCGCCTTTCAGTGGCAGTACCGTCTGACGCAAGGGGGAAGGAAAGCGGTTTTGCTTCCCGTTCCGAACCCGGGACTGATCAGTTTTGAACAACTGAAGTCGGTAGATCGGCAGAAGAAGCTCATTCGGCAAAATACCATCCAGTTTCTTGAAGGCAAGCCTGCCAATAACGTGCTGCTGACGGGCTCACGGGGCACGGGCAAGTCTTCGCTGGTGAAGGCCTGTCTGCATGAATTCCACTATCAGGGTCTTCGGCTGGTTGAAATTGACAAGGAAAACATCGGTGATCTGCCGGAAGTCATCGATATCCTGAGCCGCCAGCAGGGCAAGTTCATATTATTCTGTGATGATCTGTCTTTTGAAGAGGGTGACATAGGCTACAAGCGCCTCAAAACTGCCCTGGATGGCTCCATTGCCGGACAAGCCACCAATATCCTTATCTACGCCACCTCCAATCGTCGCCACCTCATTGCCGAGCGTATGTCAGATAATCTGAATATGACCCGGGGGGCAGACAACAGACTCCATCCTGGTGAGGAAATCGAAGAAAAGATCTCCCTGTCCGAGCGGTTCGGACTCTGGATATCCTTCTATGGCTTTTCGCCTGATGAATACCTTGAAGCCGTCAGGCATTGGCTGAAAGAGTACAGGGTACCGGATGAGGCCTATGAAGAAGCGGTCATACATGCAAACCGCTGGGCAACCCAGCGAGGCTCCCGTTCCGGGCGTATTGCAGCGCAATTTGCCCGTGACTATGCCGGACAATTTTCCTGA
- a CDS encoding ferredoxin family protein codes for MPINQISGCIGCKTCISTCPTDVIQFDKESKKAVIAYPEDCQICHLCRLYCPVDAITITPDKSIPVMVSWR; via the coding sequence ATGCCAATTAACCAGATATCTGGATGCATCGGTTGTAAAACCTGTATTTCTACCTGCCCGACCGATGTCATTCAATTTGACAAAGAAAGCAAAAAGGCCGTGATTGCATACCCTGAGGACTGTCAGATCTGTCATCTGTGCCGTCTCTACTGTCCCGTTGATGCAATCACTATCACACCGGACAAAAGTATCCCTGTCATGGTCTCCTGGAGGTAG
- a CDS encoding ferric reductase-like transmembrane domain-containing protein: MPVNLNRPLRRLFQIRKSKLVFAYLAILLIPYVATFSLNIDYKGLYSATLVFLNTVAMMAFFVQFPLAGRFKHLPVFSNIDWSMSKHKTAGKWIGFFFLLHPVLILAPRFLVSFDDGMTSLVEAITSPQLLTGLIAWVVMILWILLAIFKDRLRISYETWHLTHLLGFVVICVLASLHVTSVGRHGQFDEHFNMLWWGLCAMSMGLVLFNQLVKKNNLKKSPFTLVSITRGSSRDWLVRLRNDSPKDFSFEAGQFIWINTSGSAHSMNEHPFSIASSSNELPEIRLVIREQGDYTSQLDRLTIGQKVYVDGPYGSMSLRDSESARGITLIAGGAGIGPMLSLLRELAANHDPRPVRLLYGNKDYEQMVLQDEIQLLQHTMPDFTQQLVCDNPTNIPGVRQGVIGKDVIAEAIDPELANDWAVYLCGPPAMIAAVTANLRSLGIPEANIHYEYLSF; the protein is encoded by the coding sequence TTGCCAGTAAACTTAAACAGACCGTTACGCCGTCTGTTCCAGATCAGGAAAAGCAAGCTGGTCTTTGCTTATCTTGCGATACTGTTGATTCCATATGTAGCCACCTTTTCATTGAATATTGACTACAAGGGGCTTTACTCGGCAACGCTTGTGTTTCTGAACACGGTTGCCATGATGGCATTTTTTGTTCAGTTTCCTCTTGCGGGCCGCTTCAAACACCTTCCAGTGTTTTCAAATATCGACTGGAGTATGTCGAAGCACAAGACGGCAGGAAAATGGATAGGCTTCTTCTTTTTACTCCATCCGGTGTTGATACTGGCGCCGCGCTTTCTGGTCTCTTTCGACGATGGCATGACAAGCCTGGTTGAAGCGATCACATCTCCGCAATTGCTGACAGGATTGATTGCCTGGGTTGTGATGATCCTGTGGATCCTGCTTGCCATCTTCAAAGACAGGCTCAGGATCAGCTATGAAACCTGGCATCTGACGCACCTTCTCGGGTTTGTCGTTATCTGTGTGCTTGCCTCCCTGCACGTAACCAGTGTTGGCCGTCACGGTCAGTTTGACGAGCATTTCAACATGCTCTGGTGGGGGCTGTGCGCAATGTCGATGGGGCTCGTTCTTTTTAATCAACTGGTCAAAAAGAACAACCTGAAAAAGTCACCCTTTACTCTGGTCAGTATCACCCGGGGTAGCAGCAGAGACTGGCTTGTCAGGCTTCGGAATGATTCGCCAAAGGATTTCAGTTTTGAGGCGGGGCAGTTTATCTGGATAAACACCAGTGGCTCTGCCCATAGTATGAATGAACATCCGTTTTCGATTGCATCCAGTAGTAATGAGTTACCTGAAATCAGGCTGGTTATCAGAGAGCAGGGTGATTACACGTCACAGCTTGACCGTTTAACCATTGGTCAGAAAGTCTATGTGGACGGGCCATATGGCAGCATGAGTTTGCGTGACAGCGAATCTGCCAGGGGCATCACATTGATTGCTGGCGGTGCAGGTATTGGCCCGATGTTGAGCCTGTTGAGAGAGCTGGCGGCAAACCATGATCCGCGTCCGGTTCGGTTGCTCTATGGCAACAAGGATTATGAGCAGATGGTGTTGCAGGACGAGATTCAATTGCTGCAGCACACCATGCCGGACTTTACGCAGCAATTGGTGTGCGATAACCCCACGAACATTCCCGGTGTTCGCCAGGGTGTCATTGGCAAAGATGTTATCGCAGAGGCTATCGACCCCGAGCTTGCCAACGACTGGGCGGTTTATCTTTGTGGTCCGCCGGCGATGATTGCAGCGGTTACAGCGAACCTCAGATCCCTGGGGATTCCCGAAGCGAACATTCACTATGAATACCTTTCTTTTTAA
- a CDS encoding efflux RND transporter periplasmic adaptor subunit, translated as MKTLRILIPIVLLSTAVGGWFYFAQNEPEAPPTTALVRLGTVEETVLASGTMEAKQLVSVGARVSGQIETLAVALGDEVEKGDLIALIDSQDQQNAVLTAKANQANIKAQIAAKNASLVKAKRSLDRQIKLTTSDYVSKEDLEATQAEVDVYKAELDALAAQQKSAEVTVSTAQIALDRTRITAPISGTVVAIVNDEGQTVNASQSAPTIVKLADLDSMVVKAEISEADVVHVKPGQQVFFTILGEPDHKFSATVRAIEPAPSAIETSDTISTDVAIYYNGLLEVDNPDHLLRIGMTTEVSIILDKAENVLTVPSAALSNDADGYTVKRYDAADGTTTTVPVEVGLNNKIRAEIISGLSEGDEVVTGTAVVAPSASQSNTSTPRVRI; from the coding sequence ATGAAAACATTACGCATCTTGATCCCGATTGTGTTGTTGTCGACCGCGGTTGGAGGCTGGTTCTATTTCGCCCAGAACGAACCCGAGGCCCCTCCGACGACGGCTCTTGTCAGACTTGGCACCGTTGAAGAGACAGTGCTGGCGTCGGGCACGATGGAGGCCAAACAATTGGTCAGCGTTGGCGCACGGGTATCGGGTCAGATCGAAACACTGGCGGTCGCCCTTGGCGACGAGGTCGAGAAGGGTGACCTGATTGCGCTGATCGACAGTCAGGACCAGCAGAATGCTGTGCTGACGGCAAAAGCGAACCAGGCCAATATCAAGGCCCAGATCGCCGCCAAGAATGCCAGTCTGGTCAAGGCCAAACGGTCGCTGGACCGGCAGATAAAGCTGACCACCTCGGATTATGTATCGAAAGAGGATCTTGAGGCAACTCAGGCCGAAGTTGATGTCTACAAAGCCGAGCTTGACGCGCTGGCCGCACAGCAAAAAAGCGCTGAAGTCACTGTATCAACTGCGCAAATCGCGCTTGACCGGACCAGGATCACTGCGCCGATTTCGGGAACCGTCGTGGCAATCGTCAATGACGAAGGCCAGACGGTGAATGCCTCGCAAAGCGCTCCGACAATCGTCAAGCTTGCCGATTTGGACAGTATGGTGGTGAAGGCGGAGATATCCGAGGCTGACGTGGTGCATGTGAAACCCGGGCAGCAAGTGTTCTTTACTATCTTGGGAGAACCGGATCACAAATTCTCTGCAACTGTGCGCGCTATCGAGCCTGCGCCTTCGGCAATTGAGACCAGCGACACCATCTCAACCGATGTGGCGATCTATTACAATGGGTTGCTGGAGGTGGACAATCCAGACCATCTGCTGCGCATCGGCATGACGACTGAAGTCTCGATCATTCTGGACAAGGCGGAAAACGTGTTGACCGTGCCGTCCGCGGCGCTGAGCAATGACGCTGATGGCTATACCGTCAAACGGTATGATGCCGCAGACGGCACAACGACGACTGTGCCAGTTGAGGTCGGGCTGAACAACAAGATCAGGGCCGAGATCATATCGGGGCTGAGTGAGGGCGATGAGGTTGTTACCGGCACCGCCGTCGTGGCCCCCTCTGCGTCACAGAGCAATACCAGCACGCCACGGGTGAGAATATGA
- a CDS encoding MacB family efflux pump subunit, giving the protein MEVPLISARGISRSFQAGDETITVLRDVDVDIRSGEMVAIIGASGSGKSTLMNILGCLDRASSGSYSFAGQDVSELSPDQLAQLRREHFGFIFQRYQLLPDLDAVGNVEVPAIYVGEGRAARHQRASDLLGQLGLADRLDHRPGELSGGQQQRVSVARALMNGGEVILADEPTGALDTKSSREMIELLLELNRKGHTVVMVTHDPEVAQHAHRTIEISDGRIISDTQTAAKDVTDANRLEHAPRKTGTGAALLRLREAFEMSFKALLAHRVRSVLTMLGIIIGIASVVLVVALGTGSKEKVLESISSLGSSTITVRSGTGFGARDAAKVETLMPSDGDALALQPYADSTSPSVATQRNVVYRGTASDASINGVSGDYFQVHNYNTVTGSTFASDDVIDRSQVAVIDEDTRDTFFDAGDDPVGKVLLLGGVPVRVIGVVRSSGASFGPESLNVWVPYTTVMTRISGQNFLDSIEVRVSDDYDTSLAETEINALLTSRHGTKDFFLTNSDTIRDAMTSTTETLTVLVAMIAVISLIVGGIGVMNIMLVSVTERTKEIGVRIAIGARRSDIVAQFLIEAVLVCLTGGVIGIAGALIGGQMVVYFSTDVQLSFSATAIVVAFLSSTLIGITFGYLPARAAARLDPVVALNHA; this is encoded by the coding sequence ATGGAGGTACCGCTGATTTCAGCACGCGGGATCTCGCGCAGCTTTCAGGCTGGCGATGAAACCATCACTGTCCTGCGCGATGTTGACGTTGACATCAGGTCGGGTGAGATGGTGGCGATCATTGGGGCTTCTGGCTCGGGTAAATCAACGCTGATGAACATCCTCGGTTGCCTCGATCGCGCCAGTTCGGGCAGCTACAGCTTTGCCGGTCAGGATGTGAGTGAACTCAGCCCCGATCAGCTTGCTCAACTGCGGCGCGAGCATTTCGGCTTTATCTTCCAGCGCTATCAACTTTTGCCCGATCTTGATGCGGTGGGCAATGTCGAGGTGCCCGCGATCTATGTTGGAGAGGGCCGCGCGGCCCGGCACCAACGGGCCTCTGATCTGCTGGGTCAGCTTGGCTTGGCCGACCGCTTGGACCACCGCCCGGGCGAGCTTTCGGGGGGCCAACAGCAACGGGTTTCCGTGGCGCGCGCCTTGATGAACGGCGGCGAGGTGATCCTGGCGGATGAACCCACCGGCGCGCTTGATACAAAAAGCTCCAGGGAAATGATCGAGTTGCTGTTGGAACTGAACCGCAAAGGCCACACCGTCGTCATGGTCACCCATGACCCCGAGGTCGCCCAGCATGCCCATCGCACGATCGAGATCAGTGACGGGCGGATCATCTCGGATACACAGACGGCCGCCAAGGATGTAACGGATGCCAACCGGTTGGAGCACGCCCCGCGGAAAACGGGCACCGGGGCTGCGCTGTTGCGGCTGCGCGAGGCGTTTGAAATGTCGTTCAAAGCGCTTTTGGCCCATCGGGTGCGCTCGGTTCTGACGATGCTGGGCATCATCATCGGTATCGCCTCTGTGGTGCTGGTGGTCGCGTTGGGAACAGGCAGCAAAGAAAAGGTGCTCGAAAGTATTTCATCGCTTGGGAGCAGCACGATCACTGTTCGCTCGGGCACGGGGTTCGGCGCGCGCGATGCGGCCAAGGTGGAAACGCTGATGCCTTCGGATGGAGATGCGCTGGCTCTGCAACCCTATGCCGACAGCACCTCGCCTTCGGTCGCGACCCAACGCAACGTTGTCTATCGCGGTACCGCCTCGGATGCGTCGATCAACGGGGTGAGCGGGGATTATTTTCAGGTCCACAATTACAACACCGTGACCGGCAGCACCTTCGCGTCCGACGATGTTATCGACCGCAGCCAGGTCGCGGTGATCGACGAGGATACGCGCGACACCTTTTTCGACGCGGGCGACGACCCGGTTGGCAAGGTTCTGCTTCTGGGTGGCGTGCCGGTGCGGGTGATTGGGGTGGTGCGGTCCAGCGGGGCAAGCTTTGGCCCGGAATCACTGAATGTATGGGTTCCCTATACCACGGTGATGACGCGGATTTCCGGGCAGAATTTCCTTGATAGCATCGAGGTGCGGGTGAGCGATGATTACGACACCTCGCTTGCCGAGACAGAAATCAACGCTTTGCTGACCAGCCGCCACGGCACCAAGGATTTCTTCCTGACAAACTCCGACACGATCCGCGACGCTATGACCTCGACCACGGAAACGCTGACCGTGCTGGTGGCGATGATCGCTGTGATCTCGCTGATTGTCGGGGGGATCGGGGTGATGAATATCATGCTGGTATCCGTCACCGAGCGCACAAAAGAGATCGGCGTGCGCATCGCGATCGGGGCGCGGCGGTCGGATATTGTGGCGCAGTTCCTGATCGAAGCCGTTCTAGTTTGCCTGACAGGTGGCGTCATTGGGATCGCCGGAGCCCTGATCGGCGGGCAGATGGTGGTGTATTTTTCGACCGATGTGCAGTTGAGTTTCTCGGCTACGGCGATTGTTGTGGCTTTCCTGTCCTCGACCCTGATCGGGATTACCTTTGGCTATTTGCCAGCGCGGGCGGCGGCAAGGCTCGACCCGGTGGTCGCGCTTAACCACGCGTGA
- a CDS encoding ATP-binding protein, translating into MHFYTRIFAISALTVGVVLATVITLSWSRIMQVELEHLDARLCMEARRIIPRFDDQGMARNLPVPGDTGEAAQSLLADLVSKLRVGSPDMLMFRTESVSPYFQLATADQPTRRLIAELDWTIAGQGRSRCQVASFEQEGGSWRAGLLQVEDKTSLVAVDVATTTSGLKDTLSKALIVVVPISLLFSVLGSWLIASHTIRPINHLQRAMERVTKKDLSQRLSSKGEDREFQVLIEAYNTMLDRLEDSFQQVSRFTADAAHELKTPLTVLRGKLEQAVLSGDTSRLDLNAILDEVGQLAAITRKLLLLSQADSGSMALHLEPVDISGLLEEMIADIELLTEGQEVQCTLEPDLVIRGDLVLLRQLLNNLLANVIHYGLPGREVSIQARQNGPFIEVLIRNYCLPMAAEVRNQLFDRFYRGKPEHTRGISGSGLGLSLSREIARAHGGDLTLEPSAQDIVLMKLSLPVVI; encoded by the coding sequence ATGCATTTTTACACCCGCATTTTTGCCATTTCCGCCCTTACGGTGGGGGTGGTTCTGGCGACCGTCATCACCCTGAGCTGGTCACGGATTATGCAGGTGGAGCTGGAGCATCTGGATGCCCGTCTGTGCATGGAAGCAAGACGCATTATTCCCCGATTTGATGACCAGGGTATGGCGCGTAATCTGCCTGTTCCGGGAGACACAGGGGAGGCGGCGCAGTCGCTGCTGGCGGATCTGGTAAGCAAGTTGCGGGTTGGCTCACCGGACATGCTGATGTTCCGAACCGAATCCGTTTCCCCTTATTTTCAGCTTGCTACCGCAGACCAACCGACCCGCAGGTTGATTGCCGAGCTGGACTGGACCATTGCCGGCCAGGGCCGCAGCCGCTGCCAGGTGGCCTCCTTTGAACAGGAAGGAGGATCCTGGCGGGCCGGTTTGTTACAGGTTGAGGATAAAACCAGCCTGGTAGCCGTGGATGTGGCTACCACAACCAGCGGACTGAAAGACACCCTGAGCAAGGCTCTGATTGTAGTGGTTCCCATCTCTCTGCTGTTCAGTGTGCTGGGGTCCTGGTTGATTGCCAGCCACACCATTCGTCCGATTAACCACCTGCAGCGAGCCATGGAAAGGGTGACGAAAAAGGATCTCAGTCAGCGCCTCTCCAGCAAAGGGGAAGACAGGGAATTTCAGGTGCTGATCGAAGCCTACAACACCATGTTGGACCGCCTGGAGGATAGTTTTCAGCAGGTTTCCCGCTTTACTGCCGATGCAGCCCATGAACTGAAAACGCCGCTTACCGTGTTAAGGGGCAAACTGGAGCAGGCAGTGTTGAGCGGGGATACCTCCCGGCTGGATCTGAATGCCATTCTGGATGAGGTAGGGCAGCTGGCGGCGATCACCCGCAAACTGTTGCTGCTGTCACAGGCGGATTCCGGCTCCATGGCACTGCATCTGGAGCCGGTGGATATTTCCGGGCTGCTGGAGGAGATGATCGCCGACATAGAGCTGCTGACAGAAGGGCAGGAGGTGCAATGCACCCTTGAGCCGGACCTGGTGATCCGGGGGGATCTGGTGCTGTTGCGCCAGCTGCTGAACAATTTGCTGGCCAATGTGATCCACTATGGCCTACCCGGGCGGGAGGTGAGCATCCAGGCTCGCCAGAACGGCCCATTTATTGAAGTTCTGATCCGTAACTATTGCCTGCCCATGGCCGCTGAGGTCAGGAACCAGCTGTTCGATCGCTTTTACCGGGGCAAGCCTGAGCATACCCGGGGTATCTCCGGCAGCGGCCTTGGCCTGAGCCTGTCCCGGGAAATTGCCCGCGCCCACGGCGGTGACCTGACTCTGGAGCCCAGTGCACAAGACATTGTGTTAATGAAGTTATCGCTTCCCGTCGTTATATGA
- a CDS encoding FAD-binding protein has translation MCSDKTISRRTFMGATAGVVGAAAFASMAFGAEPVPNRPKINASEFRKETQETDVLVIGGGMAALFAAVKAHDAGAKVTMVAKGRLGSSGLTPFAKGIFSYDKSNASMSIDDFVAGVSESAIGTNNPVFTRQLAEHSYDRVQELKSWGFFDSALYANSFMRPIEARDIPMLERVMITHLVKDKGRVIGASGFSLDENRILHFSAKTVVLCTGSGGFKPSGFPVCDLTHDGSIMAYDIGAKITGKEWNDGHPGSAENSGSCYDNWHGQVEERPSITGVGINHHLGVDLNYRAYRLGGPVEMGPPLPGSHKDETFSEIPGGPFVPLAFRQSGGPPPPPQEQGLLSLFRQNKRGGPPGMGGESVGGSSAGMAIHKSEGLVPVDATGLSTVPGLYAAGDALGSCMSGGIYTQIGSSLAGSAVQGAIAGEAAALASADVKRIPVAETRLQQINEEILAPLKREKGYSPAWVTQVLQAVMIPNFVLYIKKERMLNGALAYVEELKEHHVPMLLAADRHHLRLAHETRNMIVTAEMKLKASLMRKESRCSHYRLDYPEIDDENWQAWINIYKDADGNMQLEKQPFGSWPDQA, from the coding sequence ATGTGTTCCGATAAAACAATATCGAGACGTACCTTTATGGGGGCTACTGCCGGTGTCGTTGGTGCGGCGGCTTTTGCTTCTATGGCTTTTGGCGCAGAACCTGTCCCAAACAGGCCCAAAATAAACGCCAGCGAGTTCAGGAAGGAAACACAGGAAACGGACGTACTTGTTATAGGTGGTGGCATGGCAGCGTTGTTTGCGGCGGTTAAAGCGCATGATGCCGGAGCTAAGGTCACCATGGTTGCGAAGGGCCGGTTGGGAAGTTCTGGCCTGACGCCTTTTGCTAAGGGTATTTTCAGTTACGACAAGTCCAATGCCTCAATGAGCATCGATGATTTTGTTGCAGGGGTTTCTGAATCTGCCATAGGTACCAACAATCCGGTATTTACCCGGCAGCTTGCTGAACATTCCTATGACCGTGTTCAGGAACTGAAGTCATGGGGCTTTTTCGATTCAGCGCTATACGCTAACAGCTTTATGCGGCCCATCGAAGCGCGCGATATTCCAATGTTAGAGCGGGTGATGATCACGCATCTGGTGAAAGATAAAGGTCGCGTTATAGGCGCTTCCGGATTCAGCCTGGATGAAAACAGGATTCTGCATTTCTCGGCCAAAACCGTTGTTCTCTGTACCGGGTCGGGTGGCTTCAAACCAAGTGGTTTCCCGGTGTGCGACCTGACCCACGACGGATCCATTATGGCGTACGACATTGGTGCAAAGATTACGGGTAAAGAATGGAACGACGGTCATCCGGGCTCTGCAGAAAACTCGGGCTCCTGTTACGACAACTGGCATGGCCAGGTTGAAGAACGCCCCAGTATCACCGGAGTAGGCATCAATCACCATCTCGGTGTCGACCTTAATTACCGTGCATACCGGCTGGGTGGGCCAGTGGAAATGGGGCCCCCGCTGCCTGGCAGCCACAAAGACGAGACATTTTCTGAAATTCCTGGCGGCCCCTTTGTTCCTCTTGCATTCCGTCAGTCCGGCGGGCCGCCACCGCCACCGCAGGAGCAGGGGTTACTGTCTCTGTTCAGGCAAAATAAACGCGGTGGACCTCCTGGAATGGGGGGCGAGTCAGTGGGAGGCTCGTCAGCAGGTATGGCCATCCACAAATCGGAAGGTTTAGTCCCTGTTGATGCTACGGGCCTGAGCACGGTTCCCGGGCTCTACGCCGCTGGGGATGCTCTCGGTTCCTGTATGTCCGGCGGTATCTATACCCAGATAGGTAGTTCACTGGCAGGTTCGGCAGTGCAGGGTGCCATTGCCGGTGAGGCTGCAGCACTGGCAAGCGCTGACGTTAAGCGCATCCCCGTTGCCGAAACCAGGCTGCAGCAGATCAACGAGGAGATCCTTGCTCCTCTGAAGCGGGAGAAAGGATACAGCCCGGCATGGGTAACTCAGGTACTACAGGCGGTGATGATTCCCAATTTCGTTCTGTATATCAAAAAGGAGCGTATGCTGAATGGTGCACTGGCGTATGTGGAGGAACTGAAAGAACATCATGTGCCAATGTTACTGGCTGCGGACCGCCACCACCTGAGGCTCGCCCATGAAACCCGAAATATGATTGTAACGGCTGAAATGAAATTAAAGGCATCGCTGATGCGCAAAGAGAGTCGCTGCAGTCATTATCGGCTCGATTATCCAGAGATTGATGACGAAAACTGGCAGGCCTGGATTAATATCTACAAAGATGCAGACGGAAATATGCAGCTTGAAAAACAGCCCTTCGGTAGCTGGCCGGATCAGGCTTGA
- a CDS encoding response regulator transcription factor, whose amino-acid sequence MRILLVEDEQKIADFVCEGLSARNFAVTHCADGHRGYEAARGNLFDVIILDIMLPGRDGLDILRALRQEGVETPIILLTARNELGDRVQGLEMGADDYLAKPFYVEELHARIQAVLRRHGGSPSHLVRAGSLELDCINRTLSCQGQSVELTSREFSLLEYLMRAPGQVLTRGQLLEHVWGYDFDPCTNVVDVCIKRIRRKIAGLDSAGTMAGIIESVRGTGYRLSPR is encoded by the coding sequence ATGCGCATATTGCTTGTCGAAGATGAACAGAAAATCGCCGACTTTGTCTGTGAAGGGCTGAGTGCCAGAAACTTTGCAGTGACCCATTGTGCTGACGGGCACCGGGGGTATGAGGCGGCCAGGGGAAATCTCTTCGATGTGATTATCCTCGATATCATGCTGCCGGGCCGTGATGGTCTGGATATTCTGCGTGCGCTGCGGCAGGAGGGGGTAGAGACCCCGATCATTCTGCTCACCGCCCGTAACGAGCTGGGTGACCGGGTACAGGGGCTGGAGATGGGGGCGGATGATTACCTGGCCAAGCCTTTCTACGTGGAGGAGCTGCATGCCCGTATTCAGGCGGTGTTGCGGCGCCATGGGGGATCGCCTTCTCATCTGGTTCGGGCGGGATCGCTGGAGCTGGATTGCATCAACCGCACTCTCAGTTGTCAGGGGCAGTCGGTTGAGCTCACCAGCCGGGAGTTCAGTCTGCTGGAGTATCTGATGCGTGCTCCCGGTCAGGTGCTGACCCGGGGGCAGCTGCTGGAGCATGTCTGGGGCTATGATTTTGACCCCTGTACCAATGTTGTGGATGTGTGCATCAAGCGAATCCGCCGCAAGATCGCCGGGCTGGACAGCGCCGGTACAATGGCGGGCATCATCGAATCCGTTCGTGGTACCGGCTACCGCCTGAGTCCCCGTTGA